A single genomic interval of Pseudomonadota bacterium harbors:
- a CDS encoding SurA N-terminal domain-containing protein, giving the protein MKFFNDDRTPVMFFALLMILVVPAPSSAELIDRVVAVVNSEVITSTELEKAGEALFRQLRGKTPADQLDKALAEARNKILEDQIDNLLITQEAETQKINVSEAEIDEAVQRVAENNKISVEELHQELARSGVEIRDYRKNIEHNIQRSKLISRQVSSKIVISDKKAKEYYDDVFTSRNTAEGYHILQIGFPWGAEGLSSATREDAKLRAEKIRKLVEEGQDFRELARSFSELPSAEDGGDLGFFKIDEMAAGMRGILQDLEPGKVSPVIELSGAYQFYLILSANQGGTTRYAPFAVFKSEIFNTLYSKEQRSRYENWMKELRERSYIRTLL; this is encoded by the coding sequence ATGAAATTCTTTAATGACGACAGGACACCCGTGATGTTTTTTGCCTTGCTTATGATCCTGGTTGTCCCCGCGCCCTCATCGGCTGAACTGATCGACCGGGTGGTGGCGGTCGTGAACAGCGAGGTGATTACCAGCACGGAGCTGGAAAAAGCAGGCGAGGCGTTGTTCCGGCAGCTCCGGGGAAAAACCCCTGCCGACCAGCTGGACAAGGCTCTTGCCGAGGCGAGAAATAAAATCCTCGAAGACCAGATCGACAATCTGCTGATCACCCAGGAGGCGGAAACCCAGAAGATCAATGTTTCCGAAGCGGAAATCGATGAGGCCGTTCAGCGAGTCGCCGAAAACAATAAAATCAGCGTCGAGGAACTTCACCAGGAGCTCGCCCGGTCCGGAGTGGAAATCCGGGACTACCGGAAGAACATCGAGCATAATATTCAGCGCTCAAAACTGATCAGCCGCCAGGTCAGCTCCAAGATCGTCATCAGTGATAAAAAGGCAAAAGAATATTATGATGACGTTTTCACCAGCCGGAATACCGCTGAAGGGTATCATATTCTCCAGATCGGTTTTCCCTGGGGGGCTGAAGGTCTCAGCTCGGCAACCAGGGAAGACGCGAAACTGCGGGCGGAAAAGATCAGGAAGCTTGTTGAAGAAGGCCAGGACTTCAGAGAACTGGCACGCTCTTTTTCCGAGCTGCCCTCTGCGGAAGATGGCGGGGATCTCGGCTTTTTTAAAATCGATGAGATGGCCGCCGGGATGCGCGGCATTCTGCAGGATCTTGAGCCCGGCAAGGTGAGTCCGGTAATTGAACTGTCCGGGGCATACCAGTTTTACCTGATCCTGTCGGCAAATCAGGGCGGCACGACCAGATACGCTCCCTTTGCAGTCTTCAAGAGTGAGATTTTCAACACTCTTTACAGTAAAGAACAGAGAAGTCGCTACGAAAACTGGATGAAAGAGCTCAGGGAACGATCATATATCAGGACCCTGCTTTAA
- the mfd gene encoding transcription-repair coupling factor: MYSVIKNIRESKRFTGTIAGLRGSSVALLAARTALECSRPVVVIVPSEGLSSIMEQDLAMFSELPVFLFPGYDIPPYTPLSPDSSTIAARLSSLYQILNRKGPFLLVIPAEALLRRIIPRDKLSNLAELVIRGEETDQDALITAMIKAGYEKVSLVQNPGEFSVRGSILDIFPPSPGELFSGSRNPEGVPASCPVRLDFFGDTVESIRLFDPISQRSILELEEFTILPVSDILFSDPENDSGKSPAQRFIARGRELGWDPEEIEITADRLATGRRFPGIEFLLPVFHDEPATPLDYLPENTICLLVDPPEIDRSLELVWERIETNYHEAVTAKRPTLPPSDLFLTPELLERELASRSVVCLQDFPDTDPGERPSGAFRTSPPEAAGNLINITSGNHTLLGQELELERRKKGLLTPLTEKINTWLSEGNRVVLSCRSERHANHFAELLGQHNLETTIVQAPVIHPEKAPPGKVAIVPSPLSSGFDLPDELLHVISESELFGEKRITKRQPKTPPESEAVSFDELQTGETVVHRTHGLGSYAGLVNMTANGREGEFLQINFLDDDRLYVPIDRINMVHKYKGLSDQEPKLDKLGGKAWVTAKNKVKEAVWKVARELLDLYARRQLADGRAFSEPDEMFHELEESFPYDETSGQMKAINDVLDDLTSTKVMDRLVCGDVGYGKTEVAVRGAFKVISDGCQVAVLVPTTVLAEQHAVTFRERFARFPIRVETLNRFRPPAEQKRTLQGLKEGTVDIVIGTHRLLSKDVQFRKLGLLIIDEEHRFGVTHKEKIKKMRTGVDVLTLTATPIPRTLQLSLLGIRDLSVISSPPRHRRSVKTFVAKFDDLVIKEAITRELQRSGQVFVIHNRVNSIQEMAHRIQKLRPEATVAVAHGQMPGRTLEEIMVRFVNGEIDVLVCTTIVESGLDIPNANTIIMTRADRLGLADIYQLRGRVGRSREQAYAYLLVPSMDGLSKDAKRRLRALMDYNELGGGFKLAMSDLQIRGGGNILGESQSGNIAAVGYDLYLELLQQTVEDLKRRNGEGDSLDSIDEVDPEINLQLAAYIPESYIRDTDQRYIAYRKITACRGEDALDDIRSELRDRYGAIPDETANLLEIVSLKEGLEKLKVKRLDQGDHNLVLSFTEQTRVEPIKLMQLIEASAGAMRLTPDSRLVVRIDGKSPETVISEAKKLLRTIFQNATTLES; the protein is encoded by the coding sequence ATGTACTCAGTCATAAAAAACATCCGCGAGAGCAAACGATTCACCGGCACCATTGCCGGACTCCGGGGCAGCTCGGTGGCGCTGCTCGCTGCCAGGACCGCCCTGGAATGCAGCAGACCGGTAGTGGTAATTGTCCCTTCCGAGGGGTTGTCTTCAATCATGGAGCAGGACCTGGCGATGTTTTCCGAGCTGCCGGTCTTCCTCTTCCCCGGATACGATATCCCGCCGTACACCCCGCTCTCGCCGGATTCCTCGACCATTGCCGCCCGGCTTTCCTCGCTCTACCAGATCCTGAACCGGAAGGGCCCCTTTCTTTTGGTCATCCCCGCCGAAGCCCTGCTGCGCCGGATCATCCCCAGGGACAAGCTGAGCAATCTCGCGGAACTGGTGATCCGGGGAGAAGAAACCGACCAGGATGCACTGATCACCGCCATGATCAAGGCGGGGTATGAGAAGGTCTCACTGGTCCAGAATCCCGGCGAATTCAGTGTCCGTGGATCAATTCTTGATATATTCCCGCCCAGTCCCGGGGAACTTTTTTCGGGTAGCCGCAATCCGGAAGGGGTTCCGGCAAGCTGCCCGGTGCGTCTTGATTTTTTTGGCGACACGGTCGAATCGATCCGCCTTTTCGATCCGATCAGTCAGCGTTCCATCCTGGAACTTGAAGAATTCACCATCCTGCCGGTTTCGGACATCCTGTTTTCAGACCCCGAAAATGATTCGGGAAAAAGCCCCGCCCAGCGTTTCATCGCCAGGGGACGGGAATTGGGATGGGATCCTGAAGAAATTGAAATAACCGCTGACCGTCTTGCCACCGGCCGCCGGTTTCCGGGCATTGAATTTCTGCTGCCCGTATTCCATGACGAACCGGCCACCCCCCTTGACTACCTCCCGGAGAACACGATCTGCCTGCTGGTTGATCCTCCGGAAATCGATCGCAGTCTGGAACTGGTCTGGGAAAGAATCGAGACCAACTACCATGAGGCCGTCACGGCCAAAAGACCAACCCTGCCCCCTTCCGATCTTTTTCTGACCCCGGAACTCCTTGAGCGCGAACTTGCCTCCCGTTCCGTTGTCTGCCTGCAGGATTTCCCGGATACCGATCCCGGAGAAAGACCATCCGGGGCTTTTCGCACCAGTCCACCGGAGGCGGCCGGGAATCTCATCAATATCACCTCGGGCAACCACACCCTGCTCGGCCAGGAACTTGAGCTTGAGCGGCGCAAAAAAGGTCTTCTGACTCCCCTGACCGAAAAAATAAACACCTGGCTTTCCGAGGGAAACAGGGTGGTCCTCTCCTGCCGTTCGGAACGTCATGCAAACCATTTTGCAGAACTGCTTGGGCAGCACAACCTGGAAACAACCATCGTCCAGGCGCCGGTCATTCATCCGGAAAAAGCGCCACCGGGCAAGGTCGCGATCGTTCCCTCCCCCCTCTCGTCCGGATTTGATCTTCCTGATGAACTGCTGCATGTCATCTCGGAATCGGAATTATTCGGGGAAAAGAGAATAACGAAAAGACAGCCGAAAACGCCGCCGGAAAGCGAAGCAGTGAGTTTTGACGAACTGCAGACCGGCGAAACCGTCGTTCACCGGACCCATGGCCTGGGAAGCTATGCCGGGCTCGTCAACATGACCGCCAACGGCAGGGAGGGAGAGTTTCTGCAGATCAACTTCCTCGACGATGACCGCCTCTACGTTCCCATCGACCGCATCAACATGGTTCACAAGTACAAGGGGTTGTCCGACCAGGAACCGAAGCTCGACAAGCTGGGCGGCAAGGCATGGGTTACCGCCAAGAACAAGGTCAAGGAGGCGGTCTGGAAGGTGGCCCGGGAACTGCTCGACCTCTATGCCCGCCGACAGCTTGCCGACGGCCGTGCATTTTCCGAACCGGACGAGATGTTCCACGAACTTGAAGAATCGTTTCCCTACGACGAAACCTCCGGCCAGATGAAGGCGATCAATGATGTTCTGGACGACCTCACCTCCACCAAGGTCATGGACCGCCTGGTCTGCGGGGATGTCGGCTACGGCAAGACCGAAGTTGCGGTCAGGGGGGCGTTCAAGGTGATCAGCGACGGCTGCCAGGTGGCGGTCCTGGTCCCGACCACCGTTCTCGCCGAACAGCACGCCGTAACTTTCCGGGAGAGATTTGCAAGGTTTCCGATCAGGGTGGAAACCTTGAACCGCTTCCGGCCGCCTGCGGAACAGAAACGCACCCTGCAGGGGCTCAAGGAAGGAACTGTCGACATCGTGATCGGCACCCACCGCCTTCTTTCAAAGGATGTCCAGTTCAGAAAGCTTGGTCTCTTGATCATTGACGAGGAACACCGTTTCGGGGTGACCCACAAGGAAAAAATCAAGAAGATGCGGACCGGGGTTGATGTCCTGACCCTCACCGCCACCCCGATCCCGAGGACCCTGCAGCTGTCCCTGCTCGGTATCAGGGATCTCTCGGTCATCAGTTCACCGCCCCGGCACCGGAGATCAGTCAAGACCTTTGTCGCCAAGTTTGACGACCTGGTGATCAAGGAGGCGATCACCAGGGAGCTGCAGCGAAGCGGCCAGGTGTTCGTGATTCATAACCGGGTGAACTCCATCCAGGAGATGGCCCACCGGATCCAGAAACTGCGCCCGGAAGCAACCGTTGCCGTGGCGCACGGCCAGATGCCGGGCCGGACCCTGGAAGAAATCATGGTCCGGTTCGTGAACGGCGAAATTGATGTTCTGGTCTGCACGACCATTGTGGAATCAGGACTTGACATACCCAATGCCAACACCATCATCATGACCCGGGCCGACCGGCTCGGGCTTGCCGACATTTACCAGCTCCGGGGCCGGGTCGGCCGCAGCAGGGAACAGGCCTATGCCTACCTTCTGGTGCCCTCCATGGACGGACTCTCGAAAGACGCCAAACGCCGCCTTCGCGCGCTGATGGACTATAACGAGCTTGGCGGCGGGTTCAAGCTCGCGATGAGCGATCTGCAGATCAGGGGCGGCGGCAACATTCTCGGCGAATCCCAGAGCGGTAACATTGCCGCCGTCGGCTACGACCTCTATCTTGAACTCCTGCAGCAGACCGTGGAAGACCTGAAGCGTAGAAACGGCGAAGGCGACAGTCTGGACAGCATCGACGAGGTTGACCCGGAGATCAATCTCCAGCTGGCGGCCTATATCCCGGAATCGTATATCCGCGACACCGATCAGCGTTACATCGCGTATCGCAAGATCACTGCCTGCCGTGGTGAAGACGCCCTGGACGACATCAGAAGCGAACTCCGGGACCGCTATGGCGCCATCCCGGATGAGACCGCCAATCTGCTTGAAATCGTCTCCTTGAAAGAGGGGCTCGAAAAACTCAAGGTCAAGAGACTCGACCAGGGAGACCACAATCTGGTCCTCTCTTTCACAGAGCAGACCAGGGTTGAGCCGATCAAACTGATGCAACTCATCGAAGCCTCGGCCGGAGCCATGCGACTGACCCCGGACAGCAGATTGGTGGTCAGGATTGACGGCAAAAGCCCTGAAACAGTTATCAGTGAAGCCAAAAAACTGTTGCGCACCATTTTTCAGAATGCTACTACACTAGAGTCCTGA